The Candidatus Zixiibacteriota bacterium genome includes a region encoding these proteins:
- a CDS encoding ABC transporter ATP-binding protein has translation MATAAMLVVIIMQLPLPLLTMYIIDKLISPDKVSLLGIICLGLLLILIVRTLASLMEIYLLTAFRLRVVYDLKRYLYEHLLKLSLDYCHKKQTGYLISRVSGDIEGVQGLFADTFLSIVRNLLTFIVGLVMVYWLNVKLAVVATLLLPLYLLALFSFNKRLRRLVAENREAYANVFKYLQEHISGIAVIKAFVADRHDTIGMLKVLKNAIQKEFKSSMSGTVAALTSGFIGSLGPILLLWLGIIEIIHGKLTLGGLIAFNSFLVYLFNPLNSISNLNITVQNSLACAERAFEFIDLKPEIEIRQSNLVDRKAIITQGEVEFQNVSFAYSPGAGDVLSNVSFLVPAGKITAIVGRSGMGKSSIVNLLFRFYENQSGRITVDGRDFREYDLSYLRRSIGLVTQETFLFGYSIMENIKLGNLRATDDEVIEASKAAFAHDFIMNLPEQYQTRIGERGALISGGERQRIALARVFLKDPKILVLDEATSSLDSQSERYVKQAMEKLFINRSAIVISHRLSTIINADNIVLIDSGRVVDIGVHTTLYSNNNLYRRLYDEQFTEAGQKVGS, from the coding sequence TTGGCCACAGCGGCTATGCTCGTGGTCATAATAATGCAGTTACCTTTGCCTCTTTTGACAATGTATATAATCGACAAGCTCATCTCGCCTGATAAAGTCTCTCTGCTGGGCATCATATGCCTGGGACTTTTACTTATCTTGATAGTCCGCACGCTGGCCTCCCTGATGGAAATTTACCTTTTGACGGCTTTCAGGTTGCGGGTTGTTTATGACTTGAAGCGATATCTCTATGAACACCTGCTTAAATTGTCCCTGGATTACTGTCACAAGAAACAGACGGGATATCTAATCTCCCGAGTCAGCGGCGACATTGAGGGAGTCCAGGGGCTTTTTGCCGATACTTTTCTGAGCATAGTGCGCAATCTTCTTACCTTTATCGTCGGGCTGGTAATGGTTTACTGGTTGAATGTGAAATTGGCGGTTGTGGCCACCTTGCTTCTGCCGCTGTACCTCCTGGCTCTGTTTTCCTTCAATAAGCGACTGCGTCGCTTGGTGGCCGAGAATCGTGAAGCCTACGCCAATGTATTTAAGTATCTTCAGGAGCATATTTCCGGCATAGCCGTCATCAAAGCTTTTGTCGCCGACCGTCATGATACCATAGGCATGCTGAAAGTGCTCAAGAACGCCATTCAAAAGGAATTTAAATCCAGCATGTCCGGCACGGTTGCCGCCCTGACCTCGGGATTCATAGGTTCTCTGGGGCCGATTTTGCTCCTGTGGCTGGGAATAATTGAAATCATCCATGGAAAGCTCACCCTCGGCGGACTTATCGCCTTTAATTCTTTCCTGGTTTACCTTTTCAATCCGCTCAATAGTATCTCCAATTTGAATATTACCGTTCAAAATTCTCTTGCCTGCGCGGAACGGGCCTTCGAATTTATTGACCTTAAGCCTGAAATCGAGATCCGGCAAAGCAATCTGGTTGACCGAAAGGCTATTATCACTCAGGGCGAAGTCGAGTTCCAGAATGTATCTTTCGCCTACAGCCCTGGCGCCGGAGACGTATTGAGCAATGTGAGTTTCCTGGTGCCGGCGGGAAAAATAACGGCCATTGTGGGTCGCAGCGGCATGGGGAAAAGCTCTATTGTCAATCTCCTCTTCCGTTTCTACGAAAATCAGTCGGGCAGGATTACCGTTGATGGCCGCGATTTTCGGGAGTATGACTTATCCTATCTGCGCCGCAGTATCGGCCTGGTCACCCAGGAGACGTTTCTTTTCGGCTACAGTATCATGGAAAACATCAAACTGGGAAACCTGCGTGCCACCGATGACGAGGTCATTGAAGCCTCCAAGGCCGCTTTCGCTCACGACTTCATCATGAATCTCCCTGAGCAGTATCAAACCCGAATCGGCGAACGAGGGGCGTTGATTTCCGGAGGCGAACGGCAGAGGATTGCCCTGGCTCGAGTCTTCCTCAAAGACCCCAAGATCCTGGTGCTTGATGAGGCCACCTCTTCTCTCGACAGTCAGTCGGAAAGATATGTCAAGCAGGCGATGGAAAAGCTCTTTATTAATCGTTCCGCCATAGTAATATCCCACCGCCTTTCCACTATTATCAATGCCGACAACATTGTCCTTATCGATTCCGGCCGGGTGGTCGATATCGGCGTGCATACAACCTTATATTCCAATAATAATCTATATCGACGGCTTTACGACGAGCAGTTCACGGAGGCCGGACAGAAAGTTGGTTCGTAA
- a CDS encoding DUF4097 family beta strand repeat-containing protein → MRLGFGKLVGLFLIISVFSGNAMASAKEESHSFSNVSSVNIELLTGSLEILTGDQDGVVVRLRNELPRPEVLITKIEVVNGALVIKENTGDQKPNGKTFWTLLVPSDAKFASIVCHSALGEIDCIGLKADTIDCKAASGYIAVDSLQAKSLTLSTTTAPLTIRHSIALESAEMVSADGDLFIELLHLPANELKGASTTGKLQLEVPDFGENFQLSIKKNAGQGKVISPFECTNKETRRLNENDLYLTDVCTVIRGKGGPEIDLLTGSGLIQITTDDKRHAGDRTPPDSK, encoded by the coding sequence ATGAGATTGGGATTTGGGAAACTGGTGGGGCTCTTTCTTATAATTTCGGTATTCTCGGGTAATGCCATGGCTTCGGCAAAAGAAGAATCTCACTCGTTCAGCAATGTAAGTTCTGTTAATATTGAGCTTCTGACCGGCAGCCTTGAAATCCTGACAGGAGATCAGGACGGGGTTGTGGTCCGCCTTCGCAACGAACTGCCTCGACCGGAGGTGCTTATTACTAAGATTGAGGTGGTAAATGGAGCGCTGGTAATTAAGGAGAATACGGGCGACCAAAAACCCAACGGAAAGACCTTTTGGACATTGCTGGTTCCATCGGATGCGAAATTTGCGTCGATCGTCTGCCATAGCGCTCTTGGTGAAATTGATTGCATCGGTTTGAAGGCAGACACAATCGACTGCAAAGCTGCTTCGGGGTACATCGCCGTTGATTCGCTCCAGGCCAAAAGCCTGACGCTGTCAACGACAACGGCACCCCTCACCATTAGACATTCAATCGCCCTGGAATCCGCTGAAATGGTTTCGGCCGACGGCGATCTGTTCATTGAACTTCTCCATTTGCCCGCCAACGAATTAAAGGGTGCTTCTACCACCGGGAAACTGCAATTGGAGGTGCCTGATTTCGGAGAGAATTTCCAACTATCCATAAAGAAGAACGCCGGTCAGGGAAAGGTGATTAGTCCGTTCGAATGCACCAATAAGGAAACACGTAGATTAAACGAGAACGACCTTTATTTGACCGACGTTTGCACCGTGATTCGCGGGAAGGGCGGTCCGGAAATTGACCTATTGACCGGCTCCGGCCTTATTCAAATAACTACCGATGATAAGCGCCACGCCGGTGACCGGACGCCACCGGATAGCAAATAG
- a CDS encoding DUF5916 domain-containing protein, translating into MSRNGCSSLILVSLLLIASSLSASETDSSFAAFINQPLDSFAVNIIRFDSPPTIDGELGDSCWSTCKPYNHFTQVQPNQEFPASESTYCYFGYDARNFYFAVKCFDSEPDKVIANMKRREDTGGEDIVQFSLDTYNDQRSAYVFAVNPLGVQSDGIKMIYGSDGSWDGIWSSVGRRTDFGWQAEIAIPFKTLRFSRKNEQVWRVNIVRLIQRKSEVDTYVPFRKIDNNDLERTAELRGINSINIGGIFEVVPYATDRYEKYYQTTDSNKADAGVDVKYGIGSNVILDATLNPDFSQVEADIDYINLSPYELYLQEKRPFFLEKMDIFQTPFNLFYSRRVTDPEAGLRLTGKIGNYGFGAFYASNNNKYTDCKDDFVIARLERQFMKQSHLGGMITYVKGRNRHNGNLAADWQIIKGSFSFSGQIVKSDTKNYEKMDWKGTTSLFFTRSNFSFELKHSFYERNFFADAGFVFPVVVDLNFTPFSYRTNSLDIYYDLYINKHHFQTVSTIVKSYLQHDYDGRLLTRNIAPQVIVQMDKNINFRIGSTLNRQLWENRYFDIYTVNLQFSANPSGYFGVSGYYEEGQTFDYWSVKVVWQRYVNLALIWNAGKKLELVPSVIYMSQYEAHYGRRTYNQWNGLLRVGYHFNKNIFFKAFVQGNGMDKYYMGNFLFGYTFLPGSTFYLAYNSNYFGADFKPDTRILFAKISMLVNI; encoded by the coding sequence ATGAGCAGAAATGGATGTTCTTCTTTGATTTTAGTATCGTTGCTACTGATCGCTTCGAGTCTGTCGGCTTCAGAGACGGATTCCAGCTTTGCAGCCTTCATTAATCAGCCTCTTGATTCTTTCGCGGTTAATATAATCCGATTCGACTCGCCCCCGACCATCGATGGCGAACTGGGAGATTCTTGCTGGTCGACCTGCAAACCATATAACCATTTCACTCAGGTGCAACCCAATCAGGAATTTCCTGCCTCTGAGAGCACCTATTGCTATTTCGGCTATGACGCGCGGAATTTCTATTTTGCCGTCAAATGCTTCGACTCCGAACCAGATAAGGTCATTGCCAACATGAAAAGGCGAGAAGATACCGGGGGTGAAGATATCGTGCAGTTTAGCCTCGACACTTACAATGATCAGCGCTCGGCCTATGTTTTCGCGGTCAACCCGCTGGGAGTGCAATCCGACGGTATCAAGATGATCTACGGTAGCGATGGCAGCTGGGATGGCATCTGGAGCTCGGTTGGCCGCCGGACCGATTTCGGCTGGCAGGCCGAAATCGCCATCCCCTTCAAAACGCTTCGTTTCTCCCGTAAAAACGAACAGGTCTGGCGCGTGAATATCGTCCGCCTGATTCAGAGAAAATCGGAAGTCGATACTTATGTCCCATTCCGGAAAATCGATAACAATGACCTGGAGCGCACCGCCGAATTACGAGGAATCAATTCTATAAATATTGGCGGGATATTCGAGGTTGTTCCGTATGCCACCGATCGCTATGAGAAATACTATCAAACGACCGACTCTAATAAGGCCGATGCCGGCGTTGATGTCAAGTACGGTATCGGTTCCAATGTCATTCTCGACGCCACCCTCAATCCCGATTTCAGTCAGGTTGAGGCCGATATCGATTACATAAATCTCTCCCCCTATGAATTGTACCTTCAGGAGAAACGGCCCTTCTTCCTGGAAAAAATGGATATTTTTCAGACTCCCTTCAATCTGTTCTACAGCCGACGCGTGACTGATCCCGAGGCCGGTCTGCGGCTGACCGGTAAAATCGGAAATTACGGATTTGGCGCATTCTACGCCAGCAATAACAACAAATACACCGACTGCAAGGATGACTTCGTTATCGCCCGACTGGAACGGCAGTTCATGAAACAATCGCATCTGGGGGGAATGATTACCTATGTCAAGGGCAGAAACCGCCATAACGGCAACCTTGCCGCCGACTGGCAGATAATCAAAGGTTCCTTCTCTTTCAGCGGCCAGATAGTCAAGAGCGATACGAAAAATTACGAAAAGATGGATTGGAAAGGAACCACGTCGCTCTTCTTCACCCGGAGTAATTTCTCTTTCGAACTAAAACATTCTTTCTATGAAAGAAATTTCTTTGCCGATGCCGGCTTTGTATTTCCGGTGGTCGTAGATTTGAATTTTACCCCCTTCTCTTATCGCACCAATTCCCTGGATATCTATTATGACCTGTATATCAACAAGCACCATTTTCAAACTGTCTCCACCATTGTCAAGTCCTACCTGCAACATGATTATGATGGCCGTTTGCTTACCCGCAATATCGCTCCGCAGGTCATAGTGCAAATGGACAAGAATATCAATTTCAGAATCGGTTCTACTTTAAACAGACAACTCTGGGAGAACAGATATTTCGACATCTATACCGTAAATCTCCAATTCAGCGCCAACCCCAGCGGCTATTTTGGAGTATCCGGATATTATGAGGAAGGGCAGACTTTCGATTACTGGTCTGTTAAGGTAGTGTGGCAGCGGTACGTCAACCTGGCCTTAATCTGGAATGCCGGCAAGAAACTGGAGCTTGTCCCCTCGGTTATATATATGAGTCAGTATGAGGCGCATTATGGGCGAAGAACTTATAACCAGTGGAACGGCCTGCTGCGGGTGGGGTACCATTTTAACAAGAATATTTTCTTTAAGGCATTTGTGCAGGGAAACGGCATGGACAAGTATTATATGGGGAATTTCTTATTTGGATATACATTCCTTCCCGGCTCGACTTTCTACCTGGCCTACAACTCGAATTACTTCGGCGCCGACTTCAAGCCGGATACCCGTATCCTCTTCGCCAAAATTTCGATGCTGGTGAATATATAG
- a CDS encoding radical SAM protein: MPEKLKPSFYNFLFDLDDGKHLAFNAVTGAFVRIHEEDYEKTKALFSSPEDFVVNDESDRKLLEDAKRAKFIIDSDTDEFDLLRFRHNMGKYSSERFYLTVMPTLECNFRCPYCYENPRKGKMSPEMQQALVRWVEEKLPGCRGLGVGWFGGEPLLAFDVIRNLTADFIALCKKRDIQYTGSMTTNGFFLIPKIADRLEELSIKMLQVTLDGPPESHNARRVLRNGRGSFQRIIDNLTLICENYPDINIILRVNFDTQNYDSIPEIFGFIPDSLRLRSRIYFRQVYPPPQWWDKSTPTKTSAVPRDVGSLSFIHLEKEALDREFLVLLSNYSPSAGYCEADYVNHFVVDPDCNLHKCTVAFDEEHRIGHITPEGKAVMNMPLLAKWMLRETMERDNCRVCRILPLCMGGCGFTTLCNKGRNVCSTVNSENMAVENLKLLYRNKIIEESRKRQLNQPEPAEAAL, translated from the coding sequence ATGCCGGAGAAACTTAAACCATCATTCTATAACTTTCTGTTTGATCTTGATGATGGTAAGCACCTGGCTTTCAATGCCGTGACCGGGGCCTTTGTCAGAATCCATGAAGAGGACTACGAAAAAACCAAAGCCCTTTTTTCCTCGCCCGAGGACTTCGTCGTCAACGACGAATCCGACCGCAAACTGCTTGAGGACGCCAAAAGAGCCAAGTTTATAATTGATAGTGACACCGATGAATTTGACCTTTTGCGATTCCGCCACAATATGGGGAAATACTCCAGTGAACGGTTTTATTTGACCGTCATGCCGACCCTGGAGTGCAATTTCCGATGCCCTTATTGTTACGAGAATCCCCGCAAGGGGAAAATGAGTCCGGAGATGCAGCAAGCCCTTGTCCGATGGGTCGAGGAAAAGCTTCCCGGATGCCGGGGATTGGGTGTCGGCTGGTTCGGAGGGGAACCGCTGCTGGCTTTCGATGTCATTCGAAATCTGACCGCCGATTTCATCGCCCTGTGTAAGAAGCGTGATATCCAGTACACCGGATCAATGACTACCAATGGCTTCTTTCTAATTCCCAAAATCGCCGATCGCCTGGAGGAGTTGTCCATCAAAATGCTGCAGGTGACCCTGGATGGCCCGCCCGAATCCCACAACGCTCGTCGGGTATTGAGAAATGGACGGGGAAGTTTCCAAAGAATAATCGACAATCTCACCCTTATTTGCGAAAATTATCCCGATATCAATATCATCTTGAGAGTCAATTTTGATACTCAAAATTATGATTCGATTCCCGAAATCTTTGGATTTATACCGGATTCGCTCCGACTTAGGTCGCGGATCTATTTCCGTCAGGTCTATCCGCCGCCGCAGTGGTGGGACAAATCGACCCCAACCAAAACCTCCGCGGTACCCAGAGATGTGGGAAGTCTGAGTTTTATACATCTGGAGAAAGAGGCGCTTGATCGGGAATTCCTCGTTCTCCTGAGCAATTACTCTCCATCGGCCGGATACTGCGAAGCGGACTATGTGAATCATTTTGTGGTCGACCCCGACTGCAACCTGCACAAGTGCACCGTGGCCTTCGATGAGGAGCACCGCATCGGTCATATTACCCCGGAGGGCAAAGCCGTTATGAACATGCCCTTGCTGGCCAAATGGATGCTCCGCGAAACAATGGAAAGAGATAATTGCCGGGTATGTCGAATTCTTCCCCTGTGTATGGGAGGATGCGGTTTCACCACCCTCTGCAACAAGGGAAGAAATGTCTGCAGCACAGTTAACAGCGAGAATATGGCCGTCGAAAATCTTAAGCTCCTTTATAGAAACAAAATTATCGAGGAGAGTCGCAAGAGACAACTGAATCAACCTGAGCCGGCTGAAGCGGCTCTATAA
- a CDS encoding AAA family ATPase — translation MVKMNRRELKAKDLTPGFNLSKLKITSSRDIDPCCGIIGQERAIKSIKLGLRIESRGYNIFVTGLTGTGRSTTIKTILEDLDTKKPELHDICYVNNFQSSDSPIALIFDAGQGRHFKRDMEYLTTTLRKSIPKIFMSEDYKSRRSRIASDFSGRQKKFIEAFEKKMTADGFVMVQMQVALGIRNELQPLVDNEPVPLERLEQLVREGKFAQDRLDDIERKVERLKREMSVVEIESKKLAIKLEEALEKLDYSLISPAVSDKINVLKKKYPDPKVSAYLDAVQETLLGDLDRFREAGPRRGEEEAPPFRKKEPFEEFAVNLILDNAETKKAPVVVEHTPSYRNLFGTTERVVDRHGYWRTDFSRIRGGSLLQASGGYLIVHALDLFTEPGVWLPLKRMLMSGFLEIAGYDPFYMMAGSGLKPEPIPIKIKVVLIGERRIYNILLEAEEDFKKIFKVKAEFDHEMEMNDQSLKEYVAFVRKITDDEKLPPFDIGGLEEVVSYGSRLAGRKNRLSTRFTNVSDLVREAAFCAIDKKHKAVTREDVREARRQRVERVNLVEDKIQEMYENEVLLINVTGKAVGQINGLSVYDTGEYSFGRPTRLTVRTSVGRQGVINIERESDLSGPIHNKGVLVLSGYLRGKFARNKPLVMSASICFEQSYSGVDGDSASSTEIYAIFSALGNLPIDQGIAVTGSVNQYGEIQPIGGVNEKIEGFFTVCKAKGLTGRQGVIIPIQNVAELQLKQEVVDAVEAGKFHVYPVASIDEGIEILTGMPAGTELPKGGFTKGTIFDLVDKALDKLAKEYKTAAEGENEQEGKKKKKVGPARRKPRKKPKR, via the coding sequence ATGGTGAAAATGAACCGCCGGGAACTGAAAGCCAAAGACCTTACCCCCGGTTTTAATCTGAGTAAGCTGAAAATCACATCCTCCCGGGACATTGACCCCTGTTGCGGTATTATCGGACAGGAAAGAGCCATCAAATCTATCAAACTCGGTCTGCGGATCGAAAGCCGCGGCTATAATATTTTTGTCACCGGTCTGACCGGAACGGGCCGTTCCACCACCATAAAAACAATTCTTGAGGACCTCGATACGAAAAAGCCGGAACTGCATGACATCTGCTATGTCAATAATTTCCAGAGCTCCGACAGTCCTATCGCCCTGATTTTCGACGCCGGTCAGGGACGTCATTTCAAGCGCGATATGGAGTATTTGACTACCACTCTGCGGAAATCAATACCCAAAATTTTCATGAGCGAGGATTACAAGTCCCGCCGCAGCCGGATCGCCTCCGATTTTTCAGGACGGCAGAAGAAATTCATCGAGGCGTTTGAAAAGAAAATGACCGCCGATGGATTTGTCATGGTGCAGATGCAGGTGGCCCTTGGAATCCGCAACGAACTTCAGCCGCTGGTCGATAATGAGCCGGTCCCCCTTGAACGCCTGGAGCAACTGGTCAGAGAGGGAAAATTCGCACAGGATAGACTCGATGATATCGAGCGAAAAGTGGAACGTCTCAAACGGGAAATGAGCGTCGTCGAGATTGAATCGAAAAAACTGGCCATAAAACTGGAGGAGGCGCTTGAAAAACTCGACTATTCCCTGATTTCACCGGCCGTGAGCGATAAAATCAATGTTCTCAAGAAAAAATATCCCGATCCGAAAGTCTCTGCTTATCTCGATGCGGTGCAGGAGACGCTCCTGGGCGATCTCGATCGTTTCCGTGAGGCCGGCCCGCGTCGGGGCGAGGAGGAAGCTCCACCATTCCGCAAGAAAGAACCGTTTGAAGAGTTCGCCGTCAACCTGATTCTCGACAATGCCGAGACCAAAAAGGCCCCGGTTGTTGTCGAACACACGCCATCTTATCGCAATCTTTTCGGCACGACCGAGCGCGTGGTTGACCGGCACGGGTACTGGCGCACTGATTTTTCGCGCATCCGCGGCGGCTCGCTTCTGCAGGCCTCGGGCGGATATCTCATCGTCCATGCCCTGGACCTCTTCACCGAGCCGGGAGTCTGGCTGCCTCTAAAGAGAATGCTGATGAGCGGTTTTCTGGAGATAGCCGGATACGACCCGTTCTACATGATGGCCGGCTCAGGACTCAAGCCGGAACCGATCCCGATCAAGATCAAAGTCGTTCTTATCGGAGAGCGGCGAATCTACAATATCCTGCTTGAAGCGGAAGAGGATTTTAAGAAGATTTTCAAGGTTAAGGCCGAGTTCGACCATGAGATGGAGATGAACGACCAGTCTCTAAAGGAATATGTCGCCTTTGTACGCAAGATCACCGACGACGAAAAGCTCCCCCCGTTCGATATCGGCGGTTTGGAAGAGGTTGTCTCTTACGGCAGCCGCCTGGCCGGACGCAAGAATCGTCTCTCCACCCGTTTCACCAATGTTTCCGATCTGGTGCGGGAGGCGGCTTTTTGCGCCATCGACAAAAAACATAAGGCGGTCACCCGAGAGGATGTCCGTGAGGCGCGGCGCCAACGGGTCGAGAGAGTCAATCTGGTTGAGGATAAAATTCAGGAGATGTATGAGAACGAGGTCCTCTTGATCAATGTCACCGGCAAAGCGGTGGGACAAATCAACGGCCTTTCGGTTTATGACACCGGGGAGTACAGTTTCGGGCGCCCGACACGACTGACAGTGCGGACTTCAGTCGGACGGCAGGGGGTGATAAATATCGAACGCGAATCGGATCTTTCCGGTCCGATTCATAATAAGGGTGTACTGGTGTTGAGCGGCTACCTGCGCGGAAAATTCGCCCGCAACAAGCCGCTGGTTATGTCGGCATCAATCTGTTTTGAGCAGTCGTACTCCGGGGTGGATGGCGATTCCGCCTCCTCAACCGAAATTTACGCCATCTTTTCGGCATTAGGAAATCTCCCTATTGACCAGGGAATCGCGGTCACCGGTTCGGTCAACCAGTACGGCGAGATACAGCCGATCGGCGGAGTGAATGAGAAGATTGAGGGTTTCTTTACGGTCTGCAAGGCCAAGGGTCTGACCGGGCGGCAAGGGGTGATCATACCGATTCAGAATGTGGCCGAGCTGCAGTTGAAACAGGAGGTGGTCGATGCCGTTGAGGCGGGAAAATTCCACGTTTATCCGGTGGCGTCCATTGACGAGGGGATAGAGATACTGACCGGCATGCCGGCCGGAACCGAGCTTCCCAAAGGCGGTTTCACCAAAGGCACGATTTTTGACCTGGTGGATAAAGCACTGGATAAGCTGGCCAAGGAGTACAAGACCGCCGCTGAGGGTGAGAATGAGCAGGAGGGAAAGAAGAAGAAGAAGGTCGGGCCGGCAAGAAGAAAACCGCGCAAAAAACCTAAGCGGTAG
- a CDS encoding M1 family aminopeptidase: MCLRISLVFVLIVLWFFVTSSTFAQRREHNIYDGDNSPTYTRLYESLADLGSSFGDVAEIPDSGFVLKKCAAEFVLEQGRLYLLPSIGGRICRAIFFGRGRFAFQPPILPERQQLKRFYGVDSLNREFTNLYLIFGDSVNNEFKQRLSFVTSQIPSEAKEIVRKSRDYMGQKKGKEIDPDIIKTLLDQRYNKLFYAHIFTVDERPLFYKIDPYAEEQVSLMRRWPEMSRDAREVVCQFSDDSDPGILPSDYPAGCRIDRYNIDCTFNNRFGFSARATVMLRSTLPLQRWFYFSLYPKMEVDSVIWGGSLKMEYFKGDENPYLWVQCPAAISEGQVDSVTIYYHGEIIERQMNWLIFRTSTAWYPDVEDRNRAVFDLTFHTPSDCDFVSVGDLVADTVMSGVRISRWLTPIPIRNASFNIGYFKEYKIQDPRIPPVTVLMSKMGHREIEEALLAEGTLSGKSMEKQVGGDVANSISFFQHIYGNCPVDKFYATEVTDLGGEAFRGLIHLSLMTFQISGREGYDQMLRAHEVAHQWWGYGVDYKTYHDKWLSEGFAEYSGLWYLQIALKDNKKFFDRLNDHRRDILERYKTKVNDDRFVGPISLGYRASSADHPEGFDLMSYEKGAWVLHMLRNLLIDFQTMNEDRFLNMMRDFYLNYSGKEASTEDFRQIVERHVGDDMGWFFDQWVYGIDIPTYKFSYKTESEGDDKYLVTCRIKQLDVPDNFKMYVPVLLDFGKQGTARIRILVDKPEMEITLPPLPYKPDKVKFNDLESVLCKIDTEKWKN, encoded by the coding sequence ATGTGTTTGCGCATTTCGCTAGTCTTTGTCTTGATAGTATTATGGTTCTTTGTAACCTCATCAACATTCGCGCAGAGAAGAGAGCATAATATTTATGACGGCGACAATTCCCCGACGTATACCAGACTTTATGAAAGCCTTGCAGATTTGGGTTCGAGTTTTGGTGATGTTGCCGAGATTCCCGATTCCGGATTTGTCTTGAAGAAATGTGCGGCTGAGTTTGTCCTTGAACAGGGTCGGCTGTACCTTCTGCCGTCGATTGGCGGCAGAATCTGCCGGGCGATTTTTTTCGGCAGAGGCCGCTTCGCTTTCCAGCCGCCCATATTACCTGAGCGACAGCAGTTGAAGAGATTCTATGGTGTCGACAGTCTGAATCGGGAGTTTACAAATCTGTACCTGATTTTCGGAGACAGCGTAAATAATGAATTTAAGCAGAGACTTTCCTTTGTTACGTCTCAGATACCTTCAGAGGCAAAAGAAATCGTCAGGAAATCACGCGATTATATGGGGCAAAAGAAAGGCAAAGAAATCGACCCGGATATAATCAAGACGCTTCTGGATCAGCGATACAACAAACTCTTCTATGCTCATATTTTTACAGTCGATGAAAGGCCGCTGTTCTACAAGATCGATCCGTATGCCGAAGAGCAGGTCAGTCTGATGCGCAGGTGGCCGGAAATGTCCCGGGATGCCCGGGAAGTTGTCTGCCAGTTTTCGGACGATTCGGATCCCGGCATCCTCCCATCTGATTATCCGGCGGGCTGTCGTATAGACAGATATAATATAGATTGCACATTCAATAATCGTTTCGGCTTTTCGGCGCGCGCAACGGTTATGCTGAGATCGACCCTGCCGCTGCAGAGATGGTTTTATTTTTCTCTTTATCCCAAAATGGAAGTCGATTCAGTAATCTGGGGCGGGAGTCTCAAAATGGAATACTTTAAAGGAGATGAGAATCCTTATCTTTGGGTACAATGCCCGGCCGCTATCAGTGAAGGCCAGGTCGATTCCGTTACCATTTATTATCATGGAGAAATCATCGAGCGTCAAATGAACTGGCTGATATTCAGAACATCAACAGCCTGGTATCCCGATGTCGAGGACAGGAACCGGGCCGTTTTTGACTTGACCTTTCATACTCCGTCCGATTGTGATTTTGTGAGTGTCGGTGACCTTGTGGCCGACACTGTTATGAGCGGCGTAAGAATAAGCCGCTGGCTGACGCCGATTCCGATTCGTAATGCTTCTTTTAATATAGGGTATTTCAAGGAGTATAAGATTCAAGATCCGAGAATTCCTCCGGTAACTGTACTGATGTCGAAAATGGGACATCGTGAAATTGAAGAGGCTCTTTTGGCTGAAGGCACTCTCTCCGGCAAGAGTATGGAAAAGCAGGTGGGCGGCGATGTCGCCAACAGCATTTCATTCTTCCAGCATATTTACGGCAACTGTCCGGTTGATAAATTCTACGCCACGGAAGTCACTGATTTGGGCGGCGAGGCGTTCCGAGGCTTAATCCATCTTTCGTTGATGACCTTTCAGATATCCGGGCGGGAAGGTTACGATCAAATGCTGCGGGCGCACGAGGTAGCCCATCAATGGTGGGGTTATGGCGTTGATTACAAGACATATCACGACAAATGGCTCAGCGAAGGTTTTGCGGAGTATTCGGGTCTGTGGTATCTTCAGATCGCCCTGAAGGACAACAAGAAATTTTTTGACCGCTTGAATGATCACCGGCGTGACATACTGGAGAGATATAAGACAAAGGTCAATGATGACAGGTTCGTCGGGCCGATAAGCCTCGGCTATCGTGCGTCAAGCGCCGACCATCCCGAGGGTTTTGACCTGATGTCCTACGAAAAAGGGGCGTGGGTCCTGCATATGTTGCGCAACCTGCTGATTGATTTTCAGACTATGAATGAAGATCGTTTTTTGAACATGATGCGGGATTTCTATTTGAATTACAGCGGCAAGGAAGCCTCGACAGAGGATTTTCGACAGATAGTCGAAAGGCATGTCGGCGATGATATGGGATGGTTTTTTGACCAGTGGGTTTACGGCATTGATATTCCGACCTACAAGTTTTCGTACAAAACAGAGTCGGAAGGCGATGATAAATACCTGGTCACATGCCGGATCAAGCAACTCGACGTTCCGGACAATTTTAAGATGTATGTGCCGGTGCTGCTTGATTTTGGTAAGCAGGGGACGGCTCGGATAAGGATTCTTGTCGATAAACCCGAGATGGAAATAACGCTGCCCCCGCTCCCGTACAAACCTGATAAGGTCAAATTCAACGATCTGGAGTCGGTGCTCTGCAAAATTGACACCGAAAAATGGAAGAATTGA